Proteins from a single region of Acidianus ambivalens:
- a CDS encoding AbrB/MazE/SpoVT family DNA-binding domain-containing protein — protein sequence MEEFDNSKDIETRKVQKLGSSSLFITLPKKWINRWNIKPGDKILIEISDDGSLKLLAEKIKLLSNRKTIKIDIDAIKQPIPSMVLCLYSLGYDEIVFESKKQIVQKEIEDLISTTKQMVGAEVTEASENRVKLECLLDAEKVGLESLLRRILNIISKKVDGIISYLSGEQPKDSELTQQEDLRRVYLMLLRHVVGSKYEVSSNLNKNFLVVMNAVILLNISRLIDRIDSTIKTTKLNEDTPILKEILQKINDLLDEVIMSILFPSMKRVSNGLNLINQINSLLQSFNDKSSIIYTSVVDIVSNLQLALENSSCTLFLEDMPWIERNFNVVK from the coding sequence TTGGAAGAGTTTGACAATTCCAAGGATATTGAGACTAGGAAAGTACAAAAGTTAGGTTCTTCTTCACTTTTCATCACATTACCCAAAAAATGGATAAATAGATGGAACATTAAGCCTGGAGACAAAATTTTAATAGAAATTTCCGATGACGGTTCACTTAAACTTCTTGCAGAGAAGATAAAGCTCTTATCTAATAGGAAAACAATAAAAATTGATATAGATGCTATAAAGCAACCAATACCCAGCATGGTTTTATGCCTTTATTCTTTAGGCTATGACGAAATAGTATTCGAGTCTAAGAAACAAATTGTCCAAAAAGAGATAGAGGACTTAATTTCAACAACTAAACAAATGGTTGGCGCAGAGGTGACCGAGGCCTCGGAAAATAGAGTAAAATTAGAATGCTTACTTGATGCTGAAAAAGTGGGCTTAGAATCTTTACTAAGGAGAATTTTAAACATCATCTCAAAGAAAGTCGATGGAATAATCTCTTATTTATCTGGAGAACAACCGAAAGATAGTGAATTAACCCAGCAGGAGGACTTAAGAAGAGTTTACTTAATGTTACTAAGGCATGTTGTAGGGAGCAAATATGAAGTTTCTTCAAATTTAAATAAGAACTTTTTAGTAGTCATGAATGCTGTAATTTTACTTAATATCTCAAGACTAATAGATAGAATAGATTCTACGATAAAAACAACTAAACTTAATGAAGATACTCCAATTTTAAAGGAGATCTTACAGAAAATTAATGATCTATTAGACGAAGTAATAATGAGCATACTATTTCCTAGCATGAAGAGAGTAAGTAATGGACTAAACTTAATAAATCAAATAAATTCATTACTACAATCATTTAATGATAAATCTTCAATAATCTATACATCTGTTGTAGATATAGTATCTAACTTACAATTGGCATTAGAAAATTCTTCTTGCACTTTATTTTTAGAAGATATGCCTTGGATAGAAAGAAACTTTAATGTTGTTAAATAA
- a CDS encoding proteasome assembly chaperone family protein, which produces MSKLSFEIRESYIPQLTKPSYMIIGLPDAGLVGEIATEFLIEKGGFKEYGEVFSKKYIPPVMHVTNGIAKSPLRVYHNVNTIILHAWTALSASSAYPLAEFIVDYAKKYGIDTIISITGVPIPNRLDIEKPTAYWIASEEGLSEELSKTNLMQKFDDGYIAGPYAPILLEASRKNVRNFVVVVESFLDIPDPEASAVALDIISKYIGFSIDVSSLLKEAEEIRAKIKGLMEQTKKELPSYSSVRPMSYA; this is translated from the coding sequence GTGAGTAAATTGTCGTTTGAGATCAGAGAATCGTACATTCCTCAATTAACTAAACCAAGTTATATGATAATTGGATTACCGGATGCTGGCCTAGTTGGAGAAATTGCTACAGAATTTTTAATAGAAAAAGGAGGATTCAAGGAATATGGCGAAGTTTTTTCCAAGAAATACATTCCGCCAGTTATGCATGTTACTAATGGTATAGCTAAGTCTCCTCTAAGAGTATATCATAATGTTAATACCATAATATTACATGCATGGACAGCGTTATCTGCGTCTTCAGCATATCCGTTAGCAGAGTTTATAGTTGATTATGCAAAGAAATACGGAATAGATACAATAATTTCTATTACTGGTGTTCCAATACCTAATAGGTTAGATATAGAAAAGCCTACTGCCTATTGGATAGCAAGTGAAGAAGGATTATCAGAAGAATTGTCAAAGACTAATTTAATGCAAAAATTTGATGACGGGTATATTGCAGGTCCTTATGCACCTATATTACTTGAAGCGTCAAGGAAAAATGTTAGAAATTTTGTAGTAGTTGTTGAATCATTCCTCGATATACCAGATCCAGAAGCTTCTGCAGTAGCATTGGATATTATATCAAAATATATAGGCTTTAGTATAGATGTTAGCTCTTTACTTAAAGAAGCAGAAGAAATAAGGGCTAAAATTAAAGGCTTAATGGAGCAAACTAAGAAAGAACTTCCCTCATATTCTTCTGTAAGGCCTATGAGTTATGCGTGA
- the gcvH gene encoding glycine cleavage system protein GcvH produces the protein MGEIKVGKYIVLDDRLYTETDEWVKIDGDVAVVGITDYAQKKLRDIVGIELPKVNQEVKAGDPVGTIESVKAASDLYSPLSGVVVEVNEELETSPEIINKDPYGEGWMFKIKIKDKSEAQRLLTPEKYIEKIRGE, from the coding sequence ATGGGAGAAATAAAAGTGGGAAAATACATAGTCCTAGATGATAGGCTTTATACCGAGACTGATGAATGGGTAAAGATTGATGGAGACGTTGCTGTAGTGGGAATAACTGATTATGCTCAAAAGAAGTTAAGGGACATTGTTGGAATTGAATTACCTAAGGTTAATCAAGAAGTTAAAGCTGGAGATCCTGTTGGAACTATAGAATCAGTTAAGGCTGCTTCGGATCTTTATTCGCCATTAAGTGGCGTAGTAGTAGAGGTAAATGAGGAGCTTGAAACTTCTCCAGAAATTATAAATAAAGATCCTTACGGTGAAGGTTGGATGTTCAAGATTAAAATTAAAGATAAATCGGAAGCTCAAAGGCTATTAACTCCAGAAAAATATATTGAGAAAATAAGAGGTGAGTAA